CTTTTCAATTCCTTACAGTTTGTACTTTTTTATATAGTAGTTACTATACTCTTTTTTCAACTTCGAAACAAAGGTCGTATTTGGCTATTGCTGCTTGCCTCTTCTTATTTTTATTTGGTTTTCAAGCCCATATATATCCTGATATTACTTGTAACCATCGTCGTAGATTATTTTGCAGGAATCTGGATTGCCAAAACCGACGGAAAAAAACGAAAATGGTTGTTGATTCTGAGTTTGATTTCTAACATTGGCTTCCTGGCGTTTTTTAAATACTGGAATTTCCTCAACAATAACCTTACGATTTTGCTGGGATTGATGGGGATTCAAAATCCATTGCCTGATTACTCTCTGGAATTACCCATTGGCCTTTCTTTTCATACTTTTCAGGCGATGAGTTACACCATTGAGGTTTACAGAAGAAACCAAAAACCCGAAAAAGATTTTATTGTTTACAGCCTCTATGTGATGTTTTATCCGCAACTGGTAGCGGGGCCTATCGAACGTCCGCAAAACCTCCTTCCCCAGTTTCATACTTATATCAAATACAATTTTGAAAATCTCAAAGCCGGACTAATGATGATGGCCTGGGGCTTGTTTAAAAAAGTCGTAATCGCTGACAGGCTCTCGGTCATGGTAGATTATTGTTATGACAATCCCACAGCATTTTCGGGACTTACCTTGCTGGTTGCCACCATATTTTTCGCATTTCAGATTTATTGCGACTTCTCGGGTTATTCTGATATTGCTATAGGTGCGGCCCGAACCATGGGTTATAAACTCATGACCAATTTTGATGCTCCTTATCTGTCAAAAAGTATATCTGAATTCTGGCGGAGGTGGCATATTTCTCTTTCCACATGGTTTAAAGATTATTTATATATTCCTTTAGGAGGAAATAGGGTAGGGGAAATGCGACTTTATGCCAACTATCTGATTGTGTTTACTGTGAGTGGATTATGGCATGGAGCCGCCTGGACGTTTATTATCTGGGGTTTTTTACACGGTTTTTATCTCGTTATGGCAATCGTAAGGGATAAATATTTGCTTTTTAAACTTCCAAAATCATCTGTTTTATCAATGGTTTCAACGTTTGTTTTGGTAACTGTTGCCTGGGTGTTTTTTAGAGCTAAGGGATTGGGGAATGCTAAAATAATTCTTACAAAAATTATTACTTTAAACGACTTTTCGAGATTCGAAATGCCTTTTACCAATTCCGAATTTATCTTTAGTTGGTTATTGATTTTGATTCTGTTTTTGAAAGATATTTATGTAAAAGAAATTTCAACAAAAAGCACACCGGCCTTTTATTTCAAGTTTGCCGGATTACTGATTTTGAGTTACTTCCTGGGTATTTTCACTTCCAATCAGTTTATTTATTTTCAATTTTGATGAAAAATATTTTAAAATATTCAGCTTTAGTTTTCTTTGGGTTCCTTTGGTTTTTGGGTTGTTCAAAAACTACTACAAAATTCCTTTACGAAAAAGATATTTTGAAAGATGATTATCGGTATGGAGACCTTTATCGCTTGTCAAATCTGCCTCAGTTTAAAGACCCGAGAACAGAATGTCCAACAAAAAGAATTGCCCAAAAAGTTGATGCTACTTTATTTCTTGCCGGAGACAGTTTTACTGAAGAAGAAAGGATAAATTCTGGAAATTTTGTATCCAAAGAATACGTAAAAGCCGAAGTTGCTAAGCCCAATCCACCCCTAAAGTTAGCTCCCGGAAAGAAGATTCTTGTGATTGAAACTGTCGAAAGGCATCTTAGAGAGCGTTTTACTAAGGTTTGGCAGAATTGGGATATCAAAGAAGTTATTCAAGAACCTGATCAAAAAAAATTTATTGAGAAGTTAATTGATCTAAAAATACCTTATGTTGAGGAATCACATCAGGCGGCACTATTTGGTTTTGATTTTATTTTGAAATTAAAAGAATGGAAGGCACTTTTCAATCAAAAAGTATTGGGAAAAGTAGATGAAAAAGTGACTCTTTCATCTGATGGGAAAAATATTTTGTATTTTCTTGATACCAATCCCGGTGTAAGTTCAAATTTTGACCCAATCCAGGATCAGGAAATAGAATTGATGGTTGAGAATTTAAATTCCACTTATGATTATTACCATAAACTTGGTTTCGATGAGGTTTATTTAAGTATTATTCCCAACAAAACAAGCAAATACGGTCAGGGCCTGGGCGAATACAACCATTTGATAGAAAGAATAGAGAAACATCCAAAACTGAAAATGCCAGTAATTTCAATTTTTGAGGAATTTCAAAAAGGCGATTATTATCTCAAAGGCGACTCACATTGGAACTGTGCCGGTCAACAAATCTGGGTCGATAAAATAAACGAGGCCGTCTTAAAAGTCAAGTAACATTCTTGCGTAGGCTTCGGCACAATGGCTTTCGAGATACTTTTTGCCGTCAACTTTCCTTTCCTCTGGGTTTTCAAAATACGACATGATTGTATCTTTGATACCTCCCACATCGTCTGGAGCCAGGGTTTTTCCTAAATAATATTTTATTACCTGGTCGTGCATTACTCCATAATTGGAAACAATGACAGGTTTTTGGTGAGCCGCCGCAATCCCAACCACTCCGCTCGAACCAAAAAAGTTGAGGTTCATTCTTAATATCACATCTGCTTGAGCAAATGTTGCCTCCATCTCTTCATCAGATATAAATTGGTTATGGGTTATCAGCTGAAAAACAGAGCTTTCTGTAACCAGAGATTTGACTTTTTGCTCATATCCTGAAATGAATTTCCCTATCAATAAAAGTGTGATATTTTTCGAGATTTCGGATGGGATTTTATCAAGGGCTTTGATGATATTTTCATTGTTTTTCCGCTCTTCCATATGACCAAACTGCAATAGAATCATGTTATTTGGCGGGATTCCATACTTTTTTCTCAGGTCAAAAGATTCTTCTTTCTGATAGATAAAAACCGGGTCAGGGAGATAAAATATTTTTTTAGAAAAAATTCCGTAAAATGATTTTACATTTTCATCATTCAAAACAAATACTTTACTGAGCCTGGAATTTAATAATGTTGGCAGAAAGGTTATCTTTTTCTGAATAATGTGCTTTAAGTAATTCAGTTTTGATTTAAAACTATTATTCTCAGGTTGCATTCTGTGATAAGGCCGAAACCAAATTCCGGATACCTTGAATCGAAATCGGGTGAAAGCAATTCCAAGCTGATATAGGTCAAATTCCATCAGAACTACTCTGTCAATTAATAATTCTTCAGAAATCTTCTTAATTATATTCCACTGTGTCCAGTATTTAAAAAGACCTCTTTTTTGGATTTGTATTTTGGAGTTTTGCTCTCCGGAAAGTTTAAGTATTTTAATATTTTCTTTTTCAGATTTTAATTCAAAATTATCTGAATCATTGGTAAGAAAAAAATATTGATCATCCGTGTTCAGACTTTCAATATAGAGCAAAAGGTTATTGATAAATCCGAATTTATGGCCATTGAGCTGTATGTTGAGGTCGGTAATCAGATATTTCACGGTAAATACGTAGTTTTTAATATTGCAAAAAGAAACACTTCTGAACTCACCTGATTTTGATATTTTACAGTTATTAAAGGCTGATCAATCGCAATTTTTTTATATTTTAAATCTATTCAAAATCAAATATTAATTGAATTCAATCAAACTCAAATTCTATTATTCATTTCTACCCTGATGATAAACATGCTTTGAAGGTAGTCTCAAAAGTAGCAAAAAGCCCAATGCAAAAACCACCACCAGGAATAATATTGAGTTTCGCATACTACCGGTAAGGGCAT
The sequence above is a segment of the Cytophagaceae bacterium genome. Coding sequences within it:
- a CDS encoding MBOAT family protein, with amino-acid sequence MLFNSLQFVLFYIVVTILFFQLRNKGRIWLLLLASSYFYLVFKPIYILILLVTIVVDYFAGIWIAKTDGKKRKWLLILSLISNIGFLAFFKYWNFLNNNLTILLGLMGIQNPLPDYSLELPIGLSFHTFQAMSYTIEVYRRNQKPEKDFIVYSLYVMFYPQLVAGPIERPQNLLPQFHTYIKYNFENLKAGLMMMAWGLFKKVVIADRLSVMVDYCYDNPTAFSGLTLLVATIFFAFQIYCDFSGYSDIAIGAARTMGYKLMTNFDAPYLSKSISEFWRRWHISLSTWFKDYLYIPLGGNRVGEMRLYANYLIVFTVSGLWHGAAWTFIIWGFLHGFYLVMAIVRDKYLLFKLPKSSVLSMVSTFVLVTVAWVFFRAKGLGNAKIILTKIITLNDFSRFEMPFTNSEFIFSWLLILILFLKDIYVKEISTKSTPAFYFKFAGLLILSYFLGIFTSNQFIYFQF
- a CDS encoding glycosyltransferase is translated as MKYLITDLNIQLNGHKFGFINNLLLYIESLNTDDQYFFLTNDSDNFELKSEKENIKILKLSGEQNSKIQIQKRGLFKYWTQWNIIKKISEELLIDRVVLMEFDLYQLGIAFTRFRFKVSGIWFRPYHRMQPENNSFKSKLNYLKHIIQKKITFLPTLLNSRLSKVFVLNDENVKSFYGIFSKKIFYLPDPVFIYQKEESFDLRKKYGIPPNNMILLQFGHMEERKNNENIIKALDKIPSEISKNITLLLIGKFISGYEQKVKSLVTESSVFQLITHNQFISDEEMEATFAQADVILRMNLNFFGSSGVVGIAAAHQKPVIVSNYGVMHDQVIKYYLGKTLAPDDVGGIKDTIMSYFENPEERKVDGKKYLESHCAEAYARMLLDF